One Prunus dulcis chromosome 7, ALMONDv2, whole genome shotgun sequence DNA segment encodes these proteins:
- the LOC117634282 gene encoding wall-associated receptor kinase-like 14: MFLHQKSLTLIIIITILITTTSIATIARAQNSSSCNSTCGSGKSAKSVQYPFGFSKGCVIPLNCSDKNEIKLGEFTVQDVTRSSIFVHLPAKCNRKYQSIAPLFGLNFGPSWNNSLLFQNCTSPLPGCQIAAEFVQKRFNLSSCDNITCMSQAPNGSDIMTFEDLNPTRCNYLFGSFSVQSGRDSLLSLEFETLQLGWWVNTSLGECHSNATSTTVKPGGGKPPGCRCSCNAGFDGDGFKLGSGCQPVSQPVSHCNASKYMSGRCGGTTRVAVLIGGFVAGAFLMAGLFLLCYFVRRRSTCLRNQLCARRLLSEAAGNSSVPLYPYKEIERATNCFAEKQRLGTGAFGIVYAGKLHNDEWVAIKKINRRDTNSIDQVMNEIKLLSSVSHPNLVRLLGCCIEGGEQILVYEYMPNGTLSEHLQRERGQGLPWTIRLTIAAETANAIAYLHSAMNPPIYHRDIKSSNILLDYNYKSKVADFGLSRLGMTESSYISTAPQGTPGYVDPQYHQNFHLSDKSDVYSFGVVLVEIITAMKVVDFARPQSEVNLAALAIDRIGKGCVDEIVDPFLEPNRDAWTLYSVNKVAELAFRCLAFHSDMRPSMIEVAEELEYVRRSGWATMEENICMESSAASSCSSPYNGSEKSLGGVMTKKAGIRSQRSIASLRFDSSLATMEEDNDKDSSPVSVHDPWLSEQSSPSTNSLLGNVVH, encoded by the exons ATGTTTCTCCACCAAAAGTCTCTGACTTTGATCATTATCATCACCATCCTTATCACTACAACCTCCATAGCCACCATAGCCAGAGCTCAAAACTCAAGCTCCTGCAACTCCACATGCGGATCGGGAAAATCAGCCAAGTCGGTTCAGTACCCATTTGGGTTCTCAAAAGGATGCGTAATCCCATTGAACTGTTCTGACAAAAACGAAATCAAACTCGGCGAATTCACAGTCCAAGACGTAACCAGAAGCAGCATCTTCGTCCACCTCCCTGCAAAATGTAACAGAAAGTACCAATCCATAGCCCCTCTCTTCGGCCTAAACTTCGGCCCAAGCTGGAACAACAGCCTTCTCTTCCAAAACTGCACATCTCCACTCCCTGGCTGCCAAATCGCAGCTGAATTTGTTCAGAAGCGGTTCAATTTATCCAGCTGCGATAATATCACCTGTATGTCACAGGCGCCTAACGGCTCCGATATTATGACATTTGAGGACTTGAATCCGACCCGGTGCAATTACTTGTTCGGGTCGTTTTCGGTTCAGTCGGGTCGGGACTCGCTGCTGTCGCTCGAGTTCGAGACGCTTCAGTTGGGTTGGTGGGTCAACACCAGCCTTGGTGAATGCCATTCGAATGCCACGTCTACGACGGTGAAGCCCGGTGGGGGGAAGCCGCCTGGGTGCCGATGCAGCTGCAACGCTGGGTTTGACGGCGACGGGTTCAAACTCGGGTCGGGTTGCCAGCCAGTGAGCCAACCGG TTTCTCATTGCAATGCTTCAAAGTACATGTCTGGTCGTTGTGGGGGAACAACTAGAGTTGCTGTTCTTATTGGAG GGTTTGTTGCTGGAGCTTTCTTAATGGCCGGTCTATTTCTTCTCTGCTACTTTGTTCGACGCCGTTCCACTTGCTTGAGAAACCAGCTGTGTGCAAGGCGCCTTCTAAGTGAAGCTGCAGGCAACTCTAGTGTTCCATTATATCCCtataaagaaatagaaagagCCACTAATTGCTTTGCTGAGAAACAAAGGCTGGGCACAGGGGCTTTTGGTATAGTTTATGCAGGAAAACTCCACAATGATGAGTGGGTTGCCATAAAAAAGATTAACCGGCGAGACACCAACAGCAttgatcaagtcatgaatgAGATCAAGCTCCTTTCCTCTGTGAGCCACCCGAATCTAGTACGCCTCTTAGGTTGCTGCATAGAGGGAGGTGAACAGATCCTTGTCTATGAATATATGCCTAATGGAACTCTGTCTGAACATctgcaaagagagagaggccaAGGACTTCCATGGACCATAAGGCTCACGATCGCTGCCGAAACTGCTAATGCTATAGCCTATCTCCATTCTGCAATGAATCCACCAATCTATCATAGAGACATCAAATCCAGCAATATACTCCTGGACTACAACTACAAATCAAAGGTAGCAGATTTTGGTCTTTCTAGACTTGGGATGACAGAATCATCATACATATCAACGGCACCACAAGGGACTCCGGGCTATGTAGATCCTCAATACCATCAAAACTTCCACCTTTCTGATAAAAGTGATGTTTACAGTTTTGGGGTAGTGTTAGTAGAGATAATAACCGCAATGAAGGTGGTTGATTTTGCTCGACCTCAAAGTGAGGTTAATTTGGCTGCACTTGCTATTGATAGGATTGGGAAGGGATGTGTGGATGAGATAGTGGATCCCTTTCTTGAGCCAAACAGGGATGCTTGGACTCTTTACTCAGTTAACAAGGTGGCTGAGCTTGCATTTAGATGCCTTGCTTTTCACAGTGACATGAGGCCTTCTATGATAGAAGTGGCAGAAGAACTAGAGTACGTCCGGCGCAGTGGGTGGGCAACAATGGAGGAAAATATATGCATGGAATCATCTGCAGCATCCTCTTGTTCATCGCCATATAACGGAAGCGAGAAGTCATTGGGAGGTGTGATGACTAAGAAGGCCGGCATACGAAGCCAAAGATCAATTGCTTCACTAAGGTTTGATAGTTCTCTAGCTACCATGGAGGAGGACAACGACAAGGATAGCTCCCCTGTTTCTGTACATGATCCTTGGTTAAGTGAACAGAGTTCACCTTCAACAAACAGCTTATTGGGTAATGTAGTTCACTGA